One region of Oncorhynchus keta strain PuntledgeMale-10-30-2019 chromosome 24, Oket_V2, whole genome shotgun sequence genomic DNA includes:
- the si:ch211-132e22.4 gene encoding LOW QUALITY PROTEIN: ovarian cancer G-protein coupled receptor 1 (The sequence of the model RefSeq protein was modified relative to this genomic sequence to represent the inferred CDS: inserted 3 bases in 2 codons) — protein sequence MEASLCNISDNITSNRSLIETVVQWTTFSIGFPLICLSIYAMYFLIRVEHIAPVYVINLLIADLIQICMRPFILXWYLIVMLIEFFGISASIGFMVCVALERYLMIAFPLWYRFRRNIKYSLIMSSIIWLFPFIQISMFYLTPTIEISLILFAVNLLIPFPLLVFFLVGTLKALSISISVPAVEQRRIIGTLALVLGNYTVLFLLIIQYLISGVTCQHNVEIGIIFERFSPLVDPLLXVFMRKGAKDTLAFPCFDKLMGDEEQSQVTNTMTMTDSGVEGSR from the exons ATGGAAGCAAGCCTCTGCAATATTTCGGACAACATCACATCAAATAGGAGCCTCATTGAAACCGTTGTACAGTGGACAACATTCTCCATTGGTTTTCCTCTGATCTGTCTGTCAATTTATGCCATGTACTTCCTGATCAGAGTTGAGCACATCGCTCCAGTCTATGTTATCAACCTTCTTATTGCAGATCTCATTCAGATTTGCATGAGGCCATTCATAC TCTGGTACCTTATAGTCATGTTGATTGAATTCTTTGGTATTAGTGCAAGCATTGGTTTCATGGTATGTGTTGCTCTCGAGAGATATCTTATGATTGCATTTCCTCTCTGGTACCGTTTTCGCCGTAACATCAAATACTCGCTCATAATGTCCTCCATTATCTGGCTTTTTCCTTTCATCCAAATCTCCATGTTTTACCTCACACCGACTATTGAGATTTCACTTATTTTGTTTGCAGTTAACCTCCTCATACCCTTTCCACTGCTTGTATTCTTCCTAGTGGGCACGTTGAAAGCTCTGTCCATCTCAATCTCTGTGCCAGCTGTCGAACAGAGACGGATTATTGGTACCCTGGCCCTTGTGCTGGGCAATTACACAGTCCTGTTCCTACTCATCATACAATATCTGATATCAGGGGTAACATGCCAACACAATGTGGAGATTGGGATAATCTTTGAGAGATTCAGCCCCCTTGTGGATCCTCTACT TGTGTTCATGAGAAAGGGAGCTAAGGACACTCTGGCCTTCCCCTGCTTCGACAAGCTCATGGGTGACGAGGAGCAGAGTCAGGTCACCAACACTATGACCATGACTGATAGTGGAGTAGAAGGCTCCAGGTAG
- the lhb gene encoding gonadotropin subunit beta-2, with the protein MLGLHVGTLISLFLCILLEPVEGSLMQPCQPINQTVSLEKEGCPTCLVIQTPICSGHCVTKEPVFKSPFSTVYQHVCTYRDVRYETIRLPDCPPWVDPHVTYPVALSCDCSLCNMDTSDCTIESLQPDFCITQRVLTDGDMW; encoded by the exons ATGTTAGGTCTTCATGTAGGCACCTTGATCTCCCTGTTTCTGTGCATTCTCCTGGAACCCGTTGAGGGGTCTCTCATGCAGCCCTGTCAGCCCATCAACCAGACTGTGTCTCTGGAGAAGGAAGGCTGCCCAACGTGCTTAGTCATTCAAACCCCTATCTGCAGTGGCCACTGCGTCACCAAG GAGCCGGTTTTCAAGAGCCCATTTTCCACCGTGTACCAGCATGTGTGCACCTACCGGGACGTCCGCTATGAAACGATCCGCCTACCTGACTGTCCCCCTTGGGTGGACCCTCATGTCACCTACCCTGTGGCTCTGAGCTGTGACTGCAGCCTCTGTAACATGGACACTTCTGACTGTACCATCGAGAGCCTGCAGCCAGACTTCTGCATTACCCAAAGAGTACTAACAGATGGTGACATGTGGTGa
- the LOC118402831 gene encoding cytochrome c oxidase assembly protein COX20, mitochondrial: MAGEEESDKKGFKVLGILDVQNTPCAREALLHGSGGSLAAGLLHFLATSRVKRSFDIGFAGFMLTTLGSWFYCRITNAKLRMQQRLIQDGIKNKVMYEGTSLDTVSKPKEQEPCPSCP; encoded by the exons ATGGCCGGTGAAGAGGAAAGTGACAAAAAG GGTTTCAAGGTGCTGGGTATTCTGGACGTTCAAAACACACCTTGTGCCAGAGAGGCTCTTCTACATGGATCTGGGGGATCCCTGGCTGCTGGCCTTTTGCACTTTTTGGCCACAA GTCGAGTCAAGCGGTCCTTTGACATAGGTTTTGCAGGATTCATGCTTACCACACTGGGATCATG GTTCTACTGTAGAATTACCAATGCCAAGCTCCGTATGCAGCAAAGGTTGATCCAAGATGGCATCAAGAACAAGGTCATGTATGAAGGCACGAGTTTGGACACCGTCAGTAAACCAAAAGAGCAGGAGCCTTGCCCTTCATGTCCTTGA